In the genome of Mytilus edulis chromosome 3, xbMytEdul2.2, whole genome shotgun sequence, one region contains:
- the LOC139515479 gene encoding uncharacterized protein has translation METIGEDNGTSSSIAIKELKADMLDLKCRSMSDNLVFSGLAFQREESCQLKIQNFLLNELDIPYKVNLGSVHRFGKPGLNGARPIVAKFIHRDELEDVLKNTFKLKGKQFGISEQFPIEIERKRKELYPVMKKAKKEGKKVKLVRDKLYINGKPHVSLNTKPNGTEYRDVLLRQAQQNSYRNKTVNERPFKRSRQESGNNDAINEETITTPM, from the coding sequence ATGGAGACGATAGGGGAGGATAATGGAACATCCTCAAGCATAGCCATTAAGGAATTAAAAGCCGATATGTTAGACCTAAAATGCAGAAGCATGAGCGATAACCTAGTATTCTCCGGGTTAGCGTTTCAGCGGGAAGAATCGTGCCAATTGAAAATTCAGAACTTTTTATTAAACGAACTGGACATACCGTATAAAGTAAATCTCGGTAGCGTTCATCGATTTGGAAAACCCGGACTGAACGGAGCCCGTCCTATTGTAGCCAAATTTATCCACAGAGATGAGCTTGAAGATGTACTTAAAAATACATTCAAGCTGAAAGGGAAACAATTTGGGATAAGCGAACAATTCCCGattgaaattgaaagaaaacggAAAGAGCTCTACCCTGTAATGAAGAAGGCTAAGAAGGAGGGTAAAAAAGTTAAACTGGTAAGagataaattatatatcaatGGGAAACCGCATGTATCACTCAACACAAAACCAAACGGCACTGAATATAGGGATGTTCTACTACGTCAAGCCCAACAAAATTCGTATAGAAACAAAACTGTAAATGAACGCCCTTTTAAAAGGTCCCGACAGGAATCCGGAAACAATGACGCCATTAATGAGGAAACCATAACCACGCCGATGTAG